CGATACGTTCTATTTCACTTATACTCCCACGCGTTTTTTCAAGTATCATTTGTCCACTTTCCTCAATTCCTTCCATACTGTGAACGATTTCTGTCGAAGCTGACCTCATTTCTTCTGCACTTGCTGTTTGCTCTTCCGAGTGAGCAGCGATGCTGTCAATTAAATTGGTGATGTCTCTGACCACTTTTGCAATCCTTTCAAAACTTTCAGAGACTTTGTTGTATCCCGATTCGGTCTGCTCAACCTCTTTGTAAAGTCTTTCAATCTGCTTTTCCAAAACTTTTGAATATTCGTCCACAGCAGATATGGTAGAGGTAATAGTATCGGTTGATGCTTTTGTTTGCTCTGCCAGTTTCCTAATCTCGTCAGCAACTACAGCAAAACCTCTTCCAGCTTCGCCAGCTCTTGCAGCTTCAATTGCAGCGTTTAGTGCGAGTAAGTTCGTTTGCTCAGCTATCTGGCGAACCGTTTCTATTATACTCCCAATATTCTTCGTCGCATCGGCCAGGTTACGGATACCATTTCTCAGTTCTTCGTACTCCTTTACAAAGCCAGTTGTCAATTTTCTGACACTTTCCAGCTCGCTACTTCCGTATTCGGTCTTTTCTTCAAGTATCTTTGCAAGAGAGGCGGCATTAATAGAAATCTTGCTCAGACCTTCAGCTTGACTGGACAGTTCTTCAATTGTTGCATTTATTTCTTCCACTGAGCTTGTGATTCGTTCAATAGCTTCCTGCTGCTTTTCTATGCTGTTTAAAAAGACCCGCGAATTTTCTTCGTACTTTGCAAAGAGCTTTCTGAATTCCTCTAACGATTCCTTCGTTAGAGTCGAAGTTGTTTTTGAATCCTCGATCAATTTGGCTATGCTTTTTGTTGCATAATTCAACATAGAACCGATTTGGTAAAACTCATCAACAGATGAAATTTCAACGTTAAACGTCAGATCACCCGCAGCGATTTTTTCAAAAGAATGTCTCAAAATCGGTAGGCTTTTCAATACTCTGCTTACAAGTACGATTGTCACTATTGCAATCAGAAAATTC
The DNA window shown above is from Fervidobacterium changbaicum and carries:
- a CDS encoding methyl-accepting chemotaxis protein, producing MEDVRSRVVSSLTKLIMIVVFLIDFPALMFSYYVFTGIGSYPILNMVIGYMIAVLITLPVVLFLIRSNALKALNGSGFNVSIYTSVVLFVANIVAATVVGIVANKLSPLPEGSLILRLSGALAINMNIVALAIFIYSKLNIAKSVPDKVFDKFMIPTTLKISVGVMSVSLWIGPALLKYATLRFQLDQSVQGRLVLISIVLNFLIAIVTIVLVSRVLKSLPILRHSFEKIAAGDLTFNVEISSVDEFYQIGSMLNYATKSIAKLIEDSKTTSTLTKESLEEFRKLFAKYEENSRVFLNSIEKQQEAIERITSSVEEINATIEELSSQAEGLSKISINAASLAKILEEKTEYGSSELESVRKLTTGFVKEYEELRNGIRNLADATKNIGSIIETVRQIAEQTNLLALNAAIEAARAGEAGRGFAVVADEIRKLAEQTKASTDTITSTISAVDEYSKVLEKQIERLYKEVEQTESGYNKVSESFERIAKVVRDITNLIDSIAAHSEEQTASAEEMRSASTEIVHSMEGIEESGQMILEKTRGSISEIERIGEQISKLRAVVDRLISEIGKFKV